Proteins encoded together in one Synechococcus sp. A15-62 window:
- a CDS encoding HDIG domain-containing metalloprotein, with translation MVRVPRLSSLWRNWVRLEGPGGRLLRWTRLQTLVVLLLCLCVAAASSLPWLIKPKLQPGSLAPFEAIAPKDALVQDSTALEQQRASLVARSVVQVIDQEQTQALKQRLEQQLLQLQEVTNTGSGDRIGPVNLSDQEKKWLERRSEGEHLAWDEAVRSTADRMLSQGLVSNLAIEQLRQASDQQLKAVALEPAAARSLAGKVLTSALRGSSNLRTDPNLSKQLIEEQLTKQAIPTIEVRKGDLITRKGETISPQAYDVLDYFGRVRREPQPLIWFQRFIEAAAACAVMLLVMRRERPGLEVRHALLAVGLLLLVQGAKLWFKGSVSPLAVLVAPTLVLAEGLGTGCGLVWMGVAALLWPEPVQGLGDGRLIVAATVAAAGALIAGRQRSRGQLLQLTVLLPIGAFVGQWLLLQLQPFTGLRLWGNLNPSLDELATDSFVLGVLLMFSLLLIPMLEGSFGLLTRARLLELADQERPLLRRLSCEAPGTFEHTLMICGLAEEGARAIGADVDLIRTGSLYHDVGKLHAPDWFIENQKDGPNPHDALDDPQASAAVLQAHVDEGLKLARRHRLPRPIADFIPEHQGTLKMGYFLHKAQERGGVVEERRFRYRGPEPRSKETAILMLADGCEAALRSLPPDTSDAQAVDTVRRIVEARQRDGQLRKSSLNRSEVELVIRAFVQVWRRMRHRRIPYPIPARR, from the coding sequence TTGGTTCGCGTTCCTCGGCTGAGCAGCCTTTGGCGGAACTGGGTGCGGCTCGAAGGCCCAGGGGGACGACTGCTGCGCTGGACGCGACTTCAAACCCTCGTTGTTCTGCTGCTCTGCCTTTGCGTGGCCGCAGCCTCAAGCCTTCCCTGGCTTATCAAACCGAAACTTCAACCTGGATCGCTGGCCCCGTTTGAAGCCATCGCTCCAAAGGATGCCCTGGTTCAGGACAGCACGGCCCTCGAGCAGCAACGGGCCTCGCTGGTGGCGCGGTCGGTGGTGCAGGTCATTGATCAGGAGCAGACCCAGGCACTCAAACAACGGCTCGAGCAACAACTGCTGCAGCTGCAGGAGGTCACCAACACCGGATCCGGAGACCGGATCGGGCCGGTGAACCTCTCTGATCAAGAGAAAAAGTGGCTGGAACGACGCAGCGAAGGGGAGCATCTGGCCTGGGATGAGGCGGTGCGCAGCACCGCTGATCGCATGCTCAGCCAAGGGCTGGTGAGCAACCTGGCCATTGAGCAATTGCGCCAGGCCTCCGACCAGCAACTGAAGGCGGTTGCCCTGGAGCCAGCTGCGGCGCGCTCCCTGGCCGGCAAGGTGCTCACCAGTGCCCTGCGCGGCAGCAGCAACCTGCGCACCGACCCGAACTTGAGCAAACAGCTGATCGAGGAACAGCTGACCAAACAGGCCATCCCCACCATCGAGGTGCGCAAGGGGGATCTGATCACCCGCAAGGGCGAGACGATCAGCCCGCAGGCCTACGACGTTCTGGATTATTTCGGCCGCGTGCGCCGCGAACCCCAACCCTTGATCTGGTTCCAACGGTTCATTGAAGCCGCTGCAGCCTGCGCCGTGATGCTGCTGGTGATGCGGCGCGAACGTCCTGGACTGGAGGTGCGCCACGCCCTGCTGGCGGTGGGCCTGCTGCTGCTGGTGCAGGGAGCCAAGCTCTGGTTCAAGGGATCCGTGAGCCCTCTGGCCGTGCTGGTGGCGCCCACGCTGGTGCTGGCGGAAGGCCTCGGCACCGGCTGCGGGTTGGTCTGGATGGGGGTGGCCGCTCTGCTCTGGCCAGAACCCGTTCAGGGGTTGGGGGATGGTCGTCTGATTGTGGCGGCAACGGTGGCCGCCGCTGGGGCCTTGATCGCTGGCCGTCAGCGCAGCCGCGGCCAGCTGCTGCAACTGACGGTGCTGCTGCCGATCGGCGCCTTCGTTGGGCAGTGGCTGCTGCTGCAGCTGCAACCCTTCACCGGCCTGCGGCTCTGGGGAAATCTGAATCCAAGCCTGGATGAACTGGCCACCGATTCCTTTGTGCTCGGTGTTCTGCTGATGTTCAGCCTGCTGCTGATCCCGATGCTGGAGGGCTCCTTTGGCCTGCTCACCCGGGCGCGGCTGCTGGAGCTGGCGGATCAGGAACGCCCCCTGCTGCGCCGGCTCTCCTGCGAAGCCCCGGGAACCTTTGAACACACCCTGATGATCTGCGGCCTGGCGGAGGAAGGGGCGCGGGCGATTGGTGCGGATGTGGATCTGATCCGAACCGGCTCGCTATATCACGACGTGGGCAAACTGCATGCCCCTGACTGGTTCATCGAAAACCAGAAGGACGGCCCCAATCCCCACGACGCACTGGATGATCCCCAGGCGAGTGCAGCGGTGCTTCAAGCCCATGTGGATGAGGGGCTGAAGCTGGCGCGGCGCCACCGCCTGCCCCGGCCCATCGCCGATTTCATTCCTGAACACCAGGGCACCTTGAAAATGGGTTACTTCCTGCACAAGGCCCAGGAGCGCGGCGGGGTGGTTGAGGAGCGCCGCTTCCGTTACAGGGGCCCGGAACCTCGCTCCAAAGAAACGGCGATCCTGATGCTGGCCGACGGCTGTGAGGCGGCGCTTCGATCCCTCCCCCCCGACACCTCCGATGCCCAGGCGGTGGACACGGTGCGGCGGATTGTGGAAGCGCGGCAGCGGGATGGACAACTGCGCAAAAGCAGCCTCAACCGCAGTGAGGTGGAACTGGTGATTCGTGCCTTCGTGCAGGTGTGGCGGCGGATGCGCCACCGCCGAATCCCTTATCCGATCCCAGCCCGACGCTGA
- a CDS encoding SemiSWEET family sugar transporter, with product MLPSAELVGYLAAGLTTASFFPQAVKTLRSGDTKAISLGMYALFTSGVALWSLYGLLVNDGPVLAANLITLMPAAIVLQRKIVERR from the coding sequence TTGCTACCGAGTGCTGAACTGGTTGGCTACCTGGCCGCTGGCCTCACGACGGCCAGCTTTTTCCCGCAGGCGGTGAAGACGCTGCGCAGTGGTGACACCAAGGCGATTTCCCTGGGCATGTATGCCTTGTTCACCAGTGGTGTGGCGCTGTGGTCGTTGTATGGCCTGCTGGTGAACGACGGCCCTGTGCTGGCAGCCAATCTGATCACCTTGATGCCTGCGGCCATCGTGCTGCAGCGCAAAATCGTGGAACGCCGATGA
- a CDS encoding RluA family pseudouridine synthase: MAVDKPAGLLSQPGLGPEQSDSVITRLQRQDQRLRLVHRLDRDTSGVLLLARGADALRRLSALFAERRINKLYQADVEGELHGCGCIASPLARLSRQPPRYGSHPEGRLAQTIWRVRTVGARSTRLWLRPLTGRSHQLRAHLAELGHPIVGDPIYGDAGRSCRLHLHAQALSFCHPFTQQRVRLIAQEVPFATEC; encoded by the coding sequence ATGGCGGTCGACAAGCCTGCCGGCCTGCTGAGCCAACCGGGCCTGGGGCCCGAGCAAAGCGATTCCGTGATCACCCGCTTGCAGCGCCAGGATCAACGCCTGCGTCTGGTTCACCGCCTGGACCGCGACACCTCAGGGGTGCTGCTGCTGGCCCGCGGTGCTGATGCTCTGCGTCGGCTCAGTGCCCTGTTTGCTGAACGTCGGATCAACAAGCTCTACCAGGCAGATGTGGAGGGGGAGCTCCACGGCTGCGGTTGCATCGCCAGTCCCCTGGCGCGCCTGTCGCGCCAACCGCCGCGCTACGGCAGCCACCCCGAAGGACGTCTGGCCCAGACGATCTGGAGGGTCCGCACCGTTGGTGCCCGCAGCACGCGGCTCTGGTTGCGTCCGCTCACGGGCCGCTCCCATCAGCTGCGGGCCCATCTGGCTGAATTGGGCCACCCCATCGTGGGCGATCCCATCTACGGAGATGCCGGCCGATCCTGCCGCTTGCATCTGCATGCCCAGGCCCTGAGCTTTTGCCATCCCTTCACCCAGCAACGCGTTCGTCTGATTGCGCAGGAGGTTCCGTTTGCTACCGAGTGCTGA
- a CDS encoding MTH1187 family thiamine-binding protein, which yields MWVSIDLCMVPIGVGVSLSPYIAACERVIAATGLTHQLGPNGTAIEGPWDEVMDCVRACHAKLHGMGAPRLYTTLKLNTRTDRQQSFAEKVAAVEQRLGD from the coding sequence ATGTGGGTCAGCATTGATCTCTGCATGGTGCCGATCGGTGTGGGTGTCAGCCTTTCGCCCTACATCGCCGCCTGTGAGCGGGTGATCGCTGCCACGGGCCTGACCCATCAGCTGGGGCCCAATGGCACGGCGATCGAAGGCCCGTGGGACGAGGTCATGGACTGTGTGCGCGCTTGTCATGCCAAGTTGCACGGCATGGGGGCCCCGCGTCTCTACACAACGCTCAAGCTCAACACCCGCACCGACCGGCAGCAGTCGTTCGCTGAGAAGGTCGCCGCAGTGGAACAGCGTCTTGGCGACTGA
- a CDS encoding Nif11-like leader peptide family RiPP precursor — protein sequence MSLEDLDRFLTLRDSDPDLAEALAQPMDLERFLGLAAEHGFALSEADVFAAQQREHHVRTAAELQQDQAAESRRLRNFIHG from the coding sequence ATGTCTCTTGAGGATCTGGATCGGTTTCTGACGCTTCGCGACAGCGACCCTGATCTGGCCGAGGCCCTCGCGCAGCCCATGGACCTTGAGCGGTTTCTCGGCCTTGCTGCAGAGCATGGCTTTGCCCTGAGTGAGGCGGATGTCTTCGCGGCACAGCAGCGTGAACACCACGTGCGAACGGCGGCTGAGCTTCAGCAGGATCAAGCCGCTGAATCACGGCGCCTGCGCAATTTCATCCACGGCTGA
- a CDS encoding carbohydrate ABC transporter permease — translation MRTSTARAVQLVLLILLALLVLTPLLWLVSTSLKGPAEDIFSSPPALLPAQPSFDAYVRLFQDNPLTTYLFNSTVVSGLAVLANLLFCSLAAYPLARLRFAGRGLVLGLVVATILIPFQVVMIPLYLLMVQLGLRNTLLALVIPQAATAFGLYLLRQSFLGVPKELEEAARIDGCSRLGEWWNVMIPAAKADLITLAMFVFIGTWSDFLWPLVILDDPSLYTLPLGLQQLSSSFSLDWRIVAAGSVVSILPVLVLFVLLQRFILPNASGDAVKG, via the coding sequence ATGCGCACCTCCACCGCCCGGGCTGTTCAGCTGGTCCTGCTGATTCTTCTGGCGCTGCTGGTGCTAACGCCGTTGCTCTGGTTGGTGAGCACCTCGCTCAAGGGTCCGGCGGAAGACATCTTCAGCAGTCCACCGGCTCTGCTGCCTGCCCAGCCGAGCTTCGATGCCTACGTGCGGCTGTTTCAGGACAATCCCCTCACCACGTATCTGTTCAACAGCACCGTGGTGAGTGGCCTGGCGGTGCTCGCCAACCTGCTGTTCTGTTCCCTGGCTGCCTACCCCCTGGCCCGGCTGCGCTTCGCCGGCCGGGGCCTTGTGCTGGGGCTGGTGGTGGCCACGATCCTGATCCCCTTTCAGGTGGTGATGATCCCGCTGTATCTGCTGATGGTGCAGCTGGGCCTGCGCAATACCCTGCTGGCCCTGGTGATTCCGCAGGCGGCCACCGCTTTTGGTCTCTACCTGTTGCGCCAGAGCTTCCTTGGCGTTCCCAAGGAGCTGGAGGAGGCGGCACGGATCGATGGCTGCAGCCGCCTGGGGGAATGGTGGAACGTGATGATCCCCGCCGCCAAAGCCGATCTCATCACCCTGGCGATGTTCGTGTTCATCGGCACCTGGAGTGACTTCCTCTGGCCCCTGGTGATCCTCGACGACCCATCCCTCTACACCTTGCCTCTGGGCCTCCAGCAGCTCTCCAGCAGCTTTTCGCTGGATTGGCGGATTGTTGCCGCAGGCTCGGTGGTCTCAATCCTGCCGGTGTTGGTCTTGTTCGTGCTGTTGCAGCGCTTCATCCTGCCCAACGCCAGCGGGGACGCGGTGAAGGGTTAA